The DNA window CGCTCCACCATGGCGCGCGGCACCTCGAAGGTGTTGCGCTCGACGAGCAGCTTCGTCACCGCCTCGCGCTCGTCGTTGTCCGCTTGCGAACGGCGCGCGCGCTCCATGTCGGTGCGGACCTTGGTGCGCAGCTCGTCCATGGACTGGGCGATGCCCGTCTCCTTGGCGAACTCGTCGTTCAGCTCAGGGCTGATTTCCTTCTTGAGGGCCTTGAGGGTGATGTGGAACCGACCCGTCTTCCCCCGCACGTCCTCCACCCGGTAGTCGGCCGGGAAGGCGTAGTCGATGTCCTTGGACTCGCCCACCTTCACGCCCTCCAGGGCGGCAATCTTGGACTCGACCAGCTCACCGGGCTGCACCTGGACGGTGATGCCCTCGGCCTTGCTGCCGGGGAACGGGTTGCCGTCCACCGTGGCGTCGAAGTCCACCGTCGCGTAGTCACCGGAAGCGGCGGAGTCGCGGTCCGTCACGGGGTCCAGACGGCCCAGCGACTGGCGCATGCGGTCCAGCTGCTCGTTGATCTGCTCGTCGGTGACGGTGGCGTCCGCCTTGGTCAGGGGAAGCTCCGCGTACTCCTTCGCCTCGATCTTGGGCTTCACCTCCACCCGGGCCTCGAAGGAGAAGGGCGCGTCGGCCTTGAGGCCCCCGTTGGTCACCTGCGGGCTGGCGACGACCTCCACGTTGTGCTCGCGCACGGCATCCAGATAGGCGGTCTGCACGACGCGCTGGATGACCTCGTCCTCGACCTGGTCCTTGAAGCGCTGCTCCAGGATGCGCCGAGGGACCTTGCCCTGGCGGAAGCCCGGCAACTTCACCTGCTGCCCGAGCCTGGAGTATGCGCGGTTGAGCTCCTCCGCCACGCGGGCTGACTCGACCTCGATGGAGAGCTTCTTCTCGATGGGAGAAAGCTCTTCGACCTGGACCTTCATACGGGCCTCGCTCGCCGCCGCCTCGGACAGTCGTCCCGAGCGGCGCCGGATAAGTGGGACGTGCGCCTTTAGGGGATAGCCACGAACGGGTCAACGCGAAATGGGCGAGGAGGGACTCGAACCCTCACACCTTGCGGTACCAGATCCTAAGTCTGGTGCGTCTACCAGTTTCGCCACCCGC is part of the Myxococcus landrumus genome and encodes:
- the tig gene encoding trigger factor; amino-acid sequence: MKVQVEELSPIEKKLSIEVESARVAEELNRAYSRLGQQVKLPGFRQGKVPRRILEQRFKDQVEDEVIQRVVQTAYLDAVREHNVEVVASPQVTNGGLKADAPFSFEARVEVKPKIEAKEYAELPLTKADATVTDEQINEQLDRMRQSLGRLDPVTDRDSAASGDYATVDFDATVDGNPFPGSKAEGITVQVQPGELVESKIAALEGVKVGESKDIDYAFPADYRVEDVRGKTGRFHITLKALKKEISPELNDEFAKETGIAQSMDELRTKVRTDMERARRSQADNDEREAVTKLLVERNTFEVPRAMVERAMDSMLRGALQQLQRSGVDPSRLNLDFNRLREEMREKAVQEVKGTLLLESIALKEGIQASDADIEARIEQLAANAGQPVAAVKKYFQGPDERLGLSLRLREEKTIEFLKGRAKYS